In the genome of Haemophilus pittmaniae, one region contains:
- a CDS encoding ABC transporter substrate-binding protein: MRLARVSFAVSTALLTAGLAFSGNAAAKGRLVVYCSATNILCETTTKAFGEKYDVKTSFIRNGSGSTFAKVEAEKNNPQADVWFGGTFDPQAQAAELGLIEPYKSKHIDEIIERFRDPAKTKGHYVSAIYMGILGFGVNTERLEKLGIKEVPKCWKDLTDPRLKGEVQIADPQSAGTAYTALATFVQLWGEEKAFDFLKALHPNVSQYTKSGVTPSRNAARGETAVGIGFLHDYALEKRQGAPLELVVPCEGTGYELGGVSILKGARNIDNAKLFVDWALSKEGQELAWKQGDSLQILTNTTAEQSPTAFDPNKLNLINYDFEKYGATEQRKALIEKWVQDVKLAK; encoded by the coding sequence ATGCGATTAGCTAGAGTTTCTTTTGCCGTATCTACCGCTTTATTGACAGCCGGATTAGCTTTTTCCGGTAATGCTGCCGCTAAAGGTCGTTTGGTTGTGTATTGTAGTGCAACCAACATCTTATGTGAGACAACCACAAAAGCGTTTGGTGAAAAATACGATGTAAAAACATCTTTTATTCGTAATGGTTCTGGCAGTACTTTTGCCAAAGTTGAAGCTGAAAAAAATAATCCGCAGGCAGATGTTTGGTTTGGCGGTACATTCGACCCGCAAGCTCAAGCTGCAGAATTAGGTTTAATAGAACCTTATAAATCAAAACATATTGATGAAATCATAGAGCGTTTCCGTGATCCAGCTAAGACCAAAGGGCATTATGTATCAGCTATTTATATGGGAATCTTAGGTTTCGGAGTGAATACCGAACGCTTAGAAAAATTAGGTATTAAAGAAGTACCAAAATGCTGGAAAGATTTAACAGATCCTCGCTTAAAAGGTGAAGTGCAAATTGCGGACCCACAAAGTGCAGGTACAGCGTACACGGCTCTTGCTACATTCGTCCAACTTTGGGGCGAAGAAAAAGCATTTGATTTCTTGAAAGCATTGCATCCAAATGTATCTCAATACACTAAATCAGGTGTAACTCCATCTCGCAATGCGGCACGTGGTGAAACCGCTGTAGGTATTGGTTTCTTACACGATTATGCGCTTGAAAAACGTCAAGGTGCGCCTTTGGAATTAGTTGTACCTTGTGAAGGTACCGGCTATGAATTAGGTGGCGTGAGTATCTTAAAAGGTGCGCGTAATATCGATAATGCAAAATTATTCGTGGATTGGGCATTATCTAAAGAAGGTCAAGAGTTAGCATGGAAACAAGGTGACTCCTTACAAATCTTAACTAATACCACAGCAGAGCAATCGCCAACCGCATTTGATCCAAATAAACTTAACCTGATCAATTACGACTTTGAAAAATATGGTGCGACCGAACAACGCAAAGCCTTAATTGAAAAATGGGTTCAAGATGTTAAGTTAGCGAAATAA
- the udk gene encoding uridine kinase, which translates to MSNQSCIIIAITGASASGKSSIASTVHKELCHELGCQEIGIIAEDSYYKDQSHLEMSERIKTNYDHPNSMDRDLLIQHLKFLKNGQAVDIPVYSYVEHTRTNETNHFTPKRIVILEGILLLTDERVRQLADISVFVDTPLDICFIRRLQRDMEERGRSLQSVIDQYRATVRPMFLQFIEPSKQYADIVIPRGGKNRIAINMLKAQILHLLNQK; encoded by the coding sequence ATGTCCAATCAATCCTGCATTATCATTGCAATTACCGGCGCTTCCGCCTCTGGTAAAAGCTCCATTGCCTCCACCGTCCACAAAGAACTTTGTCACGAATTGGGTTGTCAAGAAATCGGTATTATCGCCGAAGACAGCTACTACAAAGATCAAAGTCATTTGGAAATGAGCGAGCGGATAAAAACCAACTACGACCATCCAAATTCAATGGACAGGGATTTACTAATTCAGCATCTAAAATTCCTCAAAAACGGACAAGCCGTAGATATCCCGGTATATAGTTACGTGGAACACACCCGCACCAATGAAACCAACCACTTCACACCTAAACGAATTGTTATCCTGGAAGGCATATTGTTATTGACCGATGAACGGGTTCGTCAATTGGCCGATATTTCTGTATTCGTTGATACTCCGTTAGATATTTGCTTTATCCGCCGTTTGCAACGAGATATGGAAGAACGTGGACGTTCATTACAGTCAGTAATTGATCAATATCGCGCGACCGTGCGGCCGATGTTTTTACAATTTATTGAACCATCCAAACAATATGCCGATATTGTGATTCCTCGAGGCGGTAAAAACCGGATTGCGATCAATATGCTGAAAGCTCAGATTCTTCACTTACTTAACCAAAAATAA
- a CDS encoding ABC transporter substrate-binding protein — protein sequence MKKSTISLSLSAVLFSGIFFNSSAIAEGRLVVYCSAQNSVCEKQVQSFAQKYNVDASFIRNSSGSTLAKIKAETNNPQADVWYGGTFDTHSQAAEMDLLTAYQSPMLAEVMPQFKDPGRRKGNYSSVVYMGVLGFGVNTEKLKKLGITEIPKCWKDLLNPKFKNEIQISDPQSAGTAYTAIATFVQLWGEDEAFNYLKALDKNISQYPKAGTAPAHNLARGETTIGIGFLQNYSFEKQNGAPIEVVVPCEGTGYELGGVSVIKNARNLKNAELFVDWVMSKEAQEISWKEAQSHHILTNVNATSSPYALKSNELNLINYDFNKFGASDVRSGLIDRWVREVKLNK from the coding sequence ATGAAAAAATCAACTATATCTTTGAGTCTGTCAGCAGTTTTATTTAGTGGAATCTTTTTTAATAGCTCAGCAATTGCTGAAGGCCGTTTAGTGGTGTATTGCAGCGCCCAAAACTCAGTATGTGAAAAACAAGTGCAATCTTTTGCTCAAAAATACAATGTGGATGCTAGTTTTATTCGCAACAGTTCAGGGAGTACCTTAGCGAAAATAAAGGCTGAGACGAATAATCCTCAGGCTGATGTATGGTATGGCGGAACATTTGATACCCATTCTCAGGCAGCAGAGATGGATTTATTAACTGCATATCAATCACCAATGTTGGCAGAAGTTATGCCTCAATTTAAAGATCCTGGGCGCCGTAAGGGAAACTATAGCTCAGTAGTTTATATGGGGGTATTAGGTTTTGGAGTTAATACAGAAAAACTGAAAAAATTAGGAATTACTGAAATTCCAAAATGTTGGAAAGATTTACTTAATCCTAAATTTAAAAACGAAATTCAAATTTCAGATCCCCAAAGTGCTGGAACGGCGTATACCGCAATAGCAACATTTGTACAGCTTTGGGGAGAGGATGAGGCATTTAATTATTTAAAAGCACTAGATAAAAATATTTCACAGTATCCTAAAGCTGGAACAGCACCTGCTCATAACTTAGCTCGGGGTGAAACTACAATTGGTATTGGCTTTTTACAAAACTATTCTTTTGAGAAACAGAATGGCGCCCCAATTGAAGTTGTTGTTCCCTGCGAAGGTACCGGTTATGAATTGGGTGGGGTGAGTGTAATTAAGAATGCTAGAAATTTAAAAAATGCAGAATTGTTTGTTGACTGGGTTATGTCTAAAGAAGCACAAGAAATTTCCTGGAAAGAAGCACAATCTCACCACATTCTTACAAATGTAAATGCTACATCTTCTCCCTATGCATTGAAATCTAATGAGTTAAATTTAATTAATTATGATTTTAATAAATTTGGTGCATCAGATGTTCGTAGTGGCTTAATTGATCGCTGGGTTAGAGAAGTTAAATTAAATAAATAA